Proteins found in one Kangiella sediminilitoris genomic segment:
- the pdxJ gene encoding pyridoxine 5'-phosphate synthase, producing the protein MKNPILLGVNIDHIATVRNARGTNYPDPVQAAFAAEQNGADGITVHLREDRRHITDRDVELLAGTIQTRMNLEMAVTEEMLSIAERIKPTYVCLVPEKREELTTEGGLDVKGQESKIRDACQRMSEAGIQVSLFIDADYKQIESAANVGAPLIEIHTGHYADAESEAQQEIELEKVRRGVAHAVGQGLQVNAGHGLHYHNVQPVAAIKEIVELNIGHAIIGRALFSGLEQAVLDMKKLMVEARQWPYSE; encoded by the coding sequence ATGAAAAACCCAATACTTTTAGGCGTTAATATCGATCATATTGCAACGGTACGTAATGCTCGTGGAACGAATTACCCGGACCCTGTACAGGCTGCATTCGCTGCTGAACAAAATGGTGCGGATGGGATTACGGTTCACTTACGTGAAGACCGTCGCCACATCACTGATAGGGATGTCGAGTTATTGGCTGGAACAATTCAAACTCGAATGAATCTTGAAATGGCCGTTACGGAAGAAATGCTCTCGATTGCTGAGAGAATCAAGCCTACTTATGTCTGCTTGGTTCCCGAAAAGCGTGAGGAACTCACGACAGAGGGCGGTTTGGATGTTAAAGGTCAGGAAAGTAAAATTAGAGACGCCTGCCAGCGAATGTCAGAAGCAGGAATTCAGGTATCCTTGTTTATCGATGCTGATTATAAGCAAATTGAATCTGCAGCCAATGTTGGCGCACCACTAATTGAAATACATACTGGCCATTATGCTGATGCAGAAAGTGAGGCTCAGCAGGAAATAGAACTGGAGAAAGTAAGACGGGGTGTTGCTCACGCAGTAGGGCAGGGTCTGCAGGTAAATGCAGGTCATGGGCTTCACTACCATAACGTGCAACCAGTAGCAGCAATAAAAGAAATTGTTGAGTTAAATATCGGCCACGCCATTATTGGAAGAGCCTTATTCAGTGGTTTAGAGCAGGCTGTATTGGATATGAAGAAACTGATGGTGGAGGCCAGGCAGTGGCCATATTCGGAGTAG
- the recO gene encoding DNA repair protein RecO produces MSHSALSQSFVLHTRPFKESSLILELLTLEEGRCSVLARGVRGAKKSSKRALLQPFQPLALSWVGRSDLKTLKQVEPLGPSIALSGIPSLSGLYMNELLLKLLIQWDPHPDIYDAYQRALYRLQSEPSPAVVLREFELGILDDLGYGIDWACDIQGDIINEQLDYGFIPEQGFVLIGQAPKSALKIKGKNILAVANRQWQTSGSLSTARKISRAVIDPLIGFKELHSRKLLQQTLAIQG; encoded by the coding sequence ATGAGTCACTCCGCACTATCTCAATCTTTTGTTTTACATACCAGACCGTTTAAAGAGTCTAGCTTAATCCTTGAGCTGCTTACACTAGAGGAGGGACGCTGTAGCGTTCTAGCGCGCGGAGTCCGAGGAGCCAAAAAAAGTTCCAAGCGTGCTTTACTGCAACCCTTTCAACCTTTGGCTCTGAGCTGGGTTGGTCGCAGTGATTTAAAAACCTTAAAGCAGGTTGAACCGCTTGGCCCCAGCATAGCTCTCAGTGGTATACCAAGCCTATCGGGTCTCTATATGAACGAACTGTTGTTGAAGCTCCTGATTCAATGGGACCCTCACCCCGATATTTACGATGCTTATCAAAGGGCCTTATATCGATTGCAGTCAGAGCCTTCACCTGCTGTTGTCCTACGAGAGTTTGAACTTGGTATTTTAGATGACCTAGGTTACGGCATAGACTGGGCCTGTGATATCCAAGGGGACATTATCAATGAACAGTTGGATTATGGCTTTATACCAGAGCAGGGATTTGTGCTGATTGGGCAGGCGCCCAAAAGCGCTTTGAAAATTAAAGGTAAGAATATCCTTGCTGTTGCCAACAGACAGTGGCAGACCTCAGGCAGTCTATCTACTGCCAGAAAAATATCTCGAGCTGTGATTGATCCACTTATTGGTTTTAAGGAGCTTCACAGTCGTAAGCTTTTACAACAAACACTTGCTATTCAAGGTTAG
- the era gene encoding GTPase Era, translating into MNHSSENHTEQPFRCGYVAVLGRPNVGKSTLMNHILGQKVSITSRKPQTTRHRVLGIYTDNEAQILFVDTPGIHSKEERSINRYMNRAATSSMTDVDVLLFVVDGTQWTDDDELVLNKVSQAKGKKVLFVNKVDKLTDKEELLPHIAQITEKCHFDAVFPGSALKGQNLEQLTATLKSYLPEGDLFYPEDYITDRSERFMAAELIREKLMRSLGEEIPYSSTVEIEQFKFNDKGVLTISGLILVERPGQKAIIIGKKGQRLKQIGRDARLEMEELFDCKVFLELWVKVKDGWADDERALKSLGYNDY; encoded by the coding sequence ATGAATCATTCTTCTGAAAACCACACTGAGCAACCTTTTCGTTGTGGTTACGTCGCCGTTCTGGGTCGCCCTAATGTTGGTAAATCAACATTAATGAACCATATTCTGGGTCAAAAGGTGAGTATTACCTCGCGTAAACCCCAAACCACTCGTCATCGAGTGCTAGGCATTTATACAGATAATGAGGCACAAATTTTATTTGTTGATACTCCCGGCATCCACAGTAAGGAAGAACGAAGTATCAATCGCTACATGAATCGGGCTGCAACAAGTTCAATGACTGATGTTGATGTTTTGCTCTTTGTAGTCGACGGTACTCAATGGACTGATGATGATGAGCTGGTTCTTAACAAGGTATCTCAAGCAAAAGGAAAAAAGGTACTCTTCGTTAATAAGGTAGACAAGTTAACGGATAAAGAAGAGCTACTGCCGCATATAGCTCAAATTACTGAAAAATGTCACTTTGACGCTGTTTTTCCTGGTTCGGCGTTAAAGGGCCAGAATCTGGAACAGCTGACGGCGACGCTGAAAAGTTATCTTCCAGAGGGCGATTTATTTTACCCTGAAGATTACATTACGGATCGAAGCGAACGCTTTATGGCGGCTGAGCTCATTCGTGAAAAGCTAATGCGATCTTTAGGAGAGGAAATTCCTTACTCATCGACGGTAGAAATAGAGCAGTTCAAATTTAATGACAAAGGTGTGCTCACTATCAGTGGACTCATCCTTGTAGAGCGTCCTGGACAAAAAGCCATTATTATTGGCAAAAAAGGTCAGAGACTGAAGCAAATTGGACGAGATGCGCGACTCGAAATGGAAGAACTGTTCGACTGCAAGGTCTTTCTCGAACTTTGGGTCAAGGTCAAGGACGGTTGGGCCGATGATGAGCGGGCTTTGAAATCACTGGGTTACAATGATTATTGA
- the rnc gene encoding ribonuclease III, giving the protein MNQQQQQIERFCRRLGYQFLDPQLITKALTHRSASNHHNERLEFLGDAVLGMVIARALFTQFPKVDEGQLSRMRSSLVKGKTLAVIAKEIDLGDYINLGEGELKSGGFRRASILADAFEAVIGAVYLDAGFEKTNTLILELYGQRLTEINPADTQKDAKTRLQELLQSRRLSLPEYELLDVSGEPHDQTFEVACCITEKAIQTKGSGSSRRNAEQLAAEKALTELQQLLAS; this is encoded by the coding sequence ATGAATCAACAGCAGCAGCAAATCGAACGTTTTTGCCGACGTCTCGGCTATCAGTTCTTAGACCCACAGCTTATCACCAAGGCGCTGACACACAGAAGTGCTTCAAATCATCATAATGAACGCCTGGAGTTTTTGGGCGACGCTGTACTTGGCATGGTCATTGCGAGAGCCTTGTTTACACAGTTTCCTAAAGTTGATGAAGGCCAGTTAAGTCGAATGCGTTCGAGCCTCGTTAAGGGTAAAACCCTGGCAGTAATAGCCAAAGAAATTGACTTAGGCGACTATATTAACTTAGGCGAGGGCGAGCTTAAAAGTGGTGGGTTTCGCAGAGCATCAATCCTGGCTGACGCGTTTGAGGCGGTTATTGGTGCCGTGTACCTGGATGCTGGGTTTGAAAAAACTAACACGCTTATTTTAGAACTGTATGGTCAGCGTTTGACTGAAATTAACCCTGCTGACACACAAAAAGATGCTAAAACTCGCCTACAGGAATTGTTACAATCTCGTCGTTTGTCCTTGCCTGAGTATGAGTTACTTGATGTATCAGGTGAGCCACACGATCAGACCTTTGAGGTGGCCTGTTGTATTACTGAAAAGGCAATCCAAACCAAAGGTTCCGGCAGTAGCCGTCGCAATGCAGAACAGCTAGCTGCTGAAAAAGCTTTAACCGAATTACAGCAATTACTCGCTTCATAA